The following proteins are co-located in the Desulfatitalea tepidiphila genome:
- a CDS encoding sigma-54-dependent Fis family transcriptional regulator, protein MNFFHQATLKICGSLDIDKVVRECFAYLKHYLPIKGIMLCTYEPEKGAVRVLSLAATLPISAWTKPIYLSSEAQARLTTSGDEVLLLPHSADDPIGREVGGALGISPFSEIVLPLKIDEKKLGVVQVFSDDENSFTPEHVRLIGLLHDPFAIAMANVLQHRELLRLKDLLADDNRYLQQELRYLSGDEIVGARYGLRDVMEMVRQVAPLNSHVMLTGETGVGKEVIANVIHFTSPRRDGPLVKVNCGAIPDNLLDSELFGHEKGAFTGAIRSKRGRFERAHRGTLFLDEVGELPLAAQVRLLRVLQDGIIERVGGTDPIEVDVRIVAATHRNLAEMVKSGRFREDLLFRLNVFPIHIPPLRRRKSDIPALVHHFIDRKLKAFNLYKHPGLAAGTMDLLAAYPWPGNVRELENIVERALIRHQSRSEEEPLSFAGLVDDRPDDDAPARADETLRPHLSLDAAMRRHIEAVLRSTHGRIQGRVGAAALLGIHPSTLRSRMDKLGIAFGRKTTRVNNLFANS, encoded by the coding sequence ATGAATTTTTTCCATCAGGCGACCCTGAAAATCTGCGGCAGCCTGGATATCGACAAGGTGGTCCGGGAATGCTTCGCCTATTTAAAACACTATCTCCCTATAAAGGGGATAATGCTTTGTACTTATGAACCGGAAAAAGGGGCTGTCCGCGTGCTCTCCCTGGCCGCGACCTTGCCCATCTCCGCCTGGACCAAACCGATCTATTTGTCTTCCGAGGCGCAAGCCCGTCTCACGACCTCGGGCGATGAGGTCCTCCTGTTACCCCATTCGGCGGACGATCCCATTGGCCGTGAAGTGGGGGGGGCCCTGGGGATCTCACCTTTTTCCGAAATCGTATTGCCGCTCAAAATTGACGAGAAAAAGCTAGGGGTCGTGCAGGTTTTTTCAGATGACGAGAACAGCTTTACCCCCGAGCATGTCCGGCTGATCGGGTTGCTTCACGATCCCTTCGCCATTGCCATGGCCAATGTGCTCCAGCACCGAGAGCTTTTGCGGTTAAAGGATCTGCTGGCCGATGACAATCGCTACCTGCAACAGGAGCTGCGCTATCTTTCCGGAGACGAAATTGTCGGAGCTCGGTATGGGCTTCGCGACGTGATGGAGATGGTCCGGCAGGTGGCCCCCCTGAACAGCCACGTCATGCTCACCGGCGAGACCGGGGTGGGAAAAGAGGTCATCGCCAACGTTATTCACTTCACCTCGCCGCGGCGCGACGGTCCGCTGGTCAAGGTGAACTGCGGCGCCATTCCCGACAACCTGCTCGACAGCGAGCTGTTCGGTCACGAAAAGGGGGCCTTCACCGGCGCCATCCGCAGCAAACGGGGGCGTTTCGAGCGGGCCCACCGCGGCACGCTTTTCCTGGACGAGGTCGGCGAACTGCCACTGGCGGCCCAGGTCCGGCTCCTGCGGGTGCTTCAGGACGGCATCATTGAGCGGGTCGGCGGGACCGACCCCATCGAGGTGGATGTGCGGATCGTCGCAGCTACCCATCGCAACCTGGCCGAGATGGTCAAAAGCGGGCGGTTTCGGGAGGATCTGCTCTTCCGGCTCAATGTTTTTCCCATTCACATCCCACCCCTGCGCCGGCGCAAATCCGACATTCCGGCCCTGGTCCACCACTTCATCGACCGAAAACTCAAGGCGTTCAATCTCTACAAGCATCCGGGCCTGGCGGCGGGCACCATGGATCTGCTCGCGGCCTACCCCTGGCCGGGAAACGTCCGGGAACTCGAAAACATAGTCGAGCGGGCCCTGATCCGCCATCAAAGCCGCTCCGAAGAGGAACCCCTCTCGTTTGCAGGCCTGGTCGACGATCGGCCCGACGACGACGCCCCGGCGAGGGCAGATGAAACACTTCGTCCGCATCTCTCCCTGGATGCGGCCATGCGCCGGCATATCGAAGCCGTCCTGCGCTCGACCCACGGCAGAATCCAAGGCAGGGTGGGCGCGGCCGCCCTCCTCGGCATCCATCCGAGCACGTTGCGCAGCCGCATGGATAAGTTGGGCATTGCTTTCGGGAGAAAGACCACCAGGGTAAACAACCTGTTTGCCAATTCCTGA
- a CDS encoding efflux RND transporter periplasmic adaptor subunit: MKEHRRSIQAGIVGIATLALVLWGLVGCSLEEKPAALTQLAASTPVATVLVTQVAANQVVAVSGTLTADKTAPLSFLVPGKVSRVYVDEGDHVRRGDLLATVESHDYRNNLDISEAALLKADDAYNRYEPLYREGAFTEKNLIELKTGLAQAVAARNIARKALADTDLSAPISGIVGQKGIEIGQLVSPQVLAFTIVKTDVIYARVSVPEAEVGQVSMGQKAEVTIPALAGHSFIGKVSMIGAVADARSRTFAVKVELDNPDFILRPGMIVQTEIMTDQRVNLLTVPGSAIVRDADDLTYVFVADAQTGLAQRRRVIPGSAFGNEIEIKSGVTAKDAVIVSGQHKLTDGAPITIAKGNSDA, encoded by the coding sequence ATGAAAGAACATCGTAGGTCGATACAAGCGGGGATTGTGGGGATCGCCACCCTCGCCCTCGTTCTCTGGGGCCTGGTCGGCTGCAGCCTGGAGGAAAAGCCAGCTGCCTTGACTCAACTGGCCGCATCGACGCCGGTGGCAACGGTACTGGTCACCCAAGTGGCGGCCAACCAGGTGGTGGCGGTCAGCGGGACGTTGACCGCCGACAAGACCGCACCGCTGAGTTTTCTGGTGCCGGGCAAGGTGAGTCGCGTTTACGTGGATGAAGGTGATCACGTCCGTCGCGGAGATCTTTTGGCCACCGTGGAATCCCACGATTACCGCAACAATCTCGACATCTCCGAGGCGGCGCTGCTCAAGGCCGACGACGCCTATAACCGCTATGAACCCCTTTACCGGGAAGGCGCCTTTACGGAGAAGAACCTGATCGAGCTGAAAACGGGCCTGGCCCAGGCGGTTGCCGCCCGCAACATCGCGCGCAAGGCCCTGGCCGATACCGACCTGTCCGCCCCCATATCCGGCATCGTAGGGCAAAAGGGCATAGAAATCGGCCAACTCGTATCGCCCCAGGTCCTGGCGTTTACCATAGTCAAAACCGATGTGATTTACGCCCGAGTGTCGGTCCCCGAAGCGGAGGTTGGCCAGGTGTCCATGGGGCAGAAGGCCGAGGTCACAATCCCGGCCCTGGCGGGCCATTCCTTCATCGGCAAGGTCTCCATGATCGGCGCCGTGGCCGATGCGCGCAGCCGGACCTTTGCGGTCAAGGTTGAACTGGACAATCCGGATTTCATCCTGCGTCCGGGCATGATCGTGCAGACCGAGATCATGACTGACCAGCGCGTGAACCTGTTGACAGTCCCGGGCAGCGCCATCGTGCGCGACGCGGACGACCTCACCTATGTGTTTGTGGCCGATGCGCAGACCGGTCTGGCCCAGCGCAGGCGGGTCATCCCCGGCTCGGCCTTTGGCAACGAGATCGAAATCAAAAGCGGAGTGACAGCCAAGGATGCCGTGATCGTTTCCGGCCAACACAAGCTCACCGACGGCGCCCCCATCACGATCGCCAAAGGGAACAGCGACGCCTGA
- a CDS encoding efflux RND transporter permease subunit: MKFFEAALKHRQITLLLTLIFVLAGMHSLQHMPRREDPKMTIRQGLVIMLYPGATTLEMEEQVTKKVEALLFRYEEVKKDETESTTKDGEMIIQVELQEWLFDKDRFWSKARHDLNELKAELPPGVIGPIINSDFGDTVALLIAVSSQRHSYSELEDFLEIIEDELRPLAEVSKLKRYGEQAEQIYVTTDSRKLSQYGLTHGQVVEALQSMNTITYAGEIKSGGAQIPVHTTHLYGSIDQIEHQIVDISSQGQVVRLKDVAGVVRRYEEPDAFIRLNGQKAVLLSVEMQNGFNIVEFGHKVDQRLAVAQERIPSDVSVKKTIDQPQVVDANISHFMKEFAIAIAAVILVTMLLLPLRVAMVAALAIPITIMITFGFLDYFNINLQQMTLAGLIVVLGMVVDNAIVIVDDYVERLDQGASTWQAAVKSATDLFVPVFSATLAIICAFIPLNLILTGNSQEFLHTLPIAVLVALLVSLVVAVFLIPLLCHVFIKRGLHSGHGKKPRFSFLDGVQRLYDTVLSKAFKWPRLTILLGILSVVGTVGLAALVPVRMFPNAQRDQFCLEVYMDKGNRLEATDLAVRKVETLLAADNRILEVTSFIGTASPRFYMTYAPQFPDKNYAQILIATRSAKDTEELVTKLVPGLHHFLPNGEILVKQLVQGPPVEAPIEVRVKGNDLAAIRHIGEDITALLKNTEGTNFIRTTFQQDYYGLRVKVNEEVANRLGFASQDIARMLGGGLKGVPVSTLWEGDHPVDILLRLDAEQRDAFDDIDNIYLVSPVTGAKVTLRQLADLEPEWQHGRIRRRNGVRTLTVRTEAQLGRMPNDILAEIKPKIDAMELPPGITIDYGGELEDQEKVMGEQTTSLLTSLVLIFMVLLFQFKGIGKSLIIMAAIPMSWFGAFLGLYVTGNPFSFTGFLGVISLSGLVVRNGIILVEYADKLTIQDDSRDLKSVAMDAGKRRMRPVFLTAMAAAMGVVPMIISGSPLWGPLGSVLAVGLVFGMALTLLVMPVLYWKALQPGRKRVRKKVGMAKSLAVSVVALLMFYGAGVPSVSADDGGAVLTLPQAIDIAMERNPAMGRSTENLIGAEHAEKSARAEYFPTLSADYTYTALDRAPYMITGGRRIQVAHDDQYQWGLRLVQPLFTGFAISSRHKMGKLGVEIKEKEKQQTVLDIARGVKGAYYRVLLAQKMEIVADEAVHTLSSHEEEARMFFDRGIIRRNDLLRAKVTLSNAVQFKERTHADTRIAVADLNRWLCLDIHADTRIADIDRVRTVAWPLDALIEKGLQTRPQLQAMVLVRESLTHAISLEKSARYPQVAAVAGYLQHGDSPEAYSNDYENDHNAAIGLQATWTLFDGRKTRSRVGKAASEKRAYEETMREVQDRVRLEIKSAHLDLGVAENNIETARVAVSQAEENLRITRLGYRQEAATSTEVLDARTDLTQAQTNYYTALYSYLDALAALERAVGQGLDDPQVRNH; the protein is encoded by the coding sequence ATGAAATTTTTTGAAGCTGCCCTCAAGCACCGGCAGATCACGCTGCTGTTGACCCTGATTTTCGTTCTCGCCGGCATGCACTCCCTGCAACACATGCCGCGACGGGAAGACCCGAAGATGACCATTCGCCAGGGCCTGGTCATCATGCTCTATCCCGGCGCAACGACCCTGGAGATGGAAGAACAGGTGACCAAAAAGGTCGAAGCGCTCCTCTTTCGGTACGAGGAGGTCAAGAAAGACGAAACCGAATCGACCACCAAGGACGGCGAGATGATCATCCAGGTGGAATTGCAGGAGTGGCTCTTCGACAAGGACCGGTTCTGGTCCAAAGCGCGCCACGATCTCAACGAGCTGAAGGCCGAGCTTCCGCCCGGGGTCATCGGACCTATCATCAACAGTGATTTTGGCGACACCGTGGCTTTGCTGATCGCCGTCTCCTCCCAGCGCCACAGCTACTCGGAACTGGAGGACTTCTTGGAAATCATCGAAGACGAGCTGCGTCCCCTGGCAGAGGTCTCTAAGCTCAAACGTTACGGCGAGCAGGCGGAGCAGATCTATGTCACCACCGATTCCCGCAAACTGTCGCAGTACGGGCTGACTCATGGCCAGGTGGTTGAGGCCCTGCAATCCATGAACACCATCACCTATGCCGGCGAGATCAAATCCGGCGGTGCACAGATCCCGGTCCACACCACCCATCTGTATGGGTCCATCGACCAGATTGAACACCAGATCGTCGACATCTCGTCCCAGGGCCAGGTCGTGCGTCTAAAAGACGTGGCCGGAGTCGTGCGGCGTTACGAGGAGCCGGATGCCTTTATCCGCCTCAACGGGCAAAAAGCCGTGCTTCTCTCCGTGGAGATGCAGAACGGCTTCAATATCGTGGAATTCGGGCATAAGGTGGACCAGCGCCTGGCGGTCGCCCAGGAGAGGATCCCTTCGGATGTGAGCGTCAAGAAGACCATCGACCAACCCCAGGTGGTGGATGCCAATATCAGCCATTTCATGAAAGAGTTCGCGATCGCCATCGCGGCGGTCATCCTGGTCACCATGCTGCTGCTGCCCCTGCGGGTGGCCATGGTGGCGGCCCTGGCCATCCCCATCACCATCATGATCACTTTCGGGTTCCTCGACTATTTCAATATCAACTTGCAGCAGATGACACTGGCCGGGTTGATCGTGGTGTTGGGCATGGTAGTCGACAATGCCATCGTCATTGTCGACGACTATGTCGAACGACTGGATCAGGGCGCCTCGACCTGGCAAGCGGCCGTAAAGAGCGCCACGGATCTCTTCGTGCCGGTTTTTTCCGCCACCCTGGCCATCATCTGCGCCTTCATTCCCCTGAACCTGATTCTCACGGGCAACAGCCAGGAGTTTCTCCACACCCTGCCCATCGCGGTTCTGGTGGCGCTGTTGGTTTCCCTGGTGGTAGCGGTGTTTCTCATTCCTCTGCTCTGCCACGTCTTCATCAAGAGGGGTTTACATTCGGGTCACGGCAAAAAACCTCGGTTCTCTTTTCTCGACGGGGTCCAGCGGTTGTACGATACAGTGTTGAGCAAGGCTTTCAAGTGGCCCAGACTGACCATCCTGCTCGGCATCCTCTCCGTGGTCGGAACCGTCGGTCTGGCAGCGCTCGTTCCCGTGCGGATGTTTCCCAATGCCCAGCGGGACCAGTTCTGCCTGGAGGTCTACATGGACAAGGGCAACCGTCTGGAAGCCACCGATCTTGCGGTCCGAAAGGTCGAAACGCTGCTCGCCGCAGACAATCGCATCCTCGAGGTCACCAGCTTTATCGGAACCGCCTCGCCACGGTTTTACATGACCTATGCACCCCAGTTTCCGGACAAAAACTACGCCCAGATCCTGATTGCCACCCGTTCGGCAAAGGATACCGAGGAATTGGTCACCAAACTGGTTCCCGGGCTGCACCATTTTCTTCCCAATGGCGAGATCCTGGTCAAACAGCTGGTGCAGGGACCGCCGGTGGAGGCGCCCATCGAAGTCCGCGTGAAGGGCAACGACCTGGCGGCCATTCGGCACATCGGCGAAGATATCACCGCACTGCTGAAAAACACCGAAGGGACCAATTTCATCCGCACCACCTTTCAACAGGACTATTACGGCCTGCGCGTCAAGGTGAACGAGGAGGTGGCCAATCGGCTCGGGTTCGCCAGCCAGGACATCGCCCGAATGCTGGGCGGTGGACTCAAGGGCGTGCCGGTCTCCACCCTGTGGGAGGGAGACCATCCGGTCGACATCCTGCTGCGCCTTGACGCTGAACAGCGCGACGCCTTCGATGACATCGACAACATCTACCTGGTCTCTCCGGTCACCGGCGCCAAGGTGACGCTGCGCCAGTTGGCCGACCTGGAACCGGAGTGGCAGCACGGTCGCATCCGACGCCGAAACGGCGTGCGCACCCTCACCGTGCGTACTGAAGCGCAGCTCGGACGCATGCCCAACGACATCCTGGCCGAAATTAAGCCCAAAATCGACGCCATGGAACTTCCCCCGGGAATCACCATCGACTACGGCGGCGAACTGGAAGACCAGGAGAAGGTCATGGGCGAGCAGACGACCTCACTGCTCACCAGCCTGGTGTTGATCTTCATGGTGCTGCTCTTCCAGTTCAAGGGGATTGGAAAATCGCTGATCATCATGGCCGCCATTCCCATGAGCTGGTTCGGCGCCTTCCTGGGGCTCTATGTCACCGGCAACCCATTCAGTTTTACCGGGTTCCTCGGGGTGATCAGCCTGAGCGGCCTGGTGGTGAGAAACGGCATCATCCTGGTGGAATACGCGGACAAACTCACGATTCAGGACGACTCCCGGGATCTGAAAAGTGTGGCCATGGATGCTGGCAAACGGCGCATGCGGCCGGTCTTTCTCACGGCCATGGCCGCGGCCATGGGCGTGGTCCCCATGATCATCAGCGGATCGCCGCTCTGGGGGCCTTTGGGATCGGTGCTGGCCGTGGGGCTGGTCTTCGGCATGGCCCTGACCCTGCTGGTGATGCCCGTCCTCTACTGGAAGGCGCTCCAGCCCGGCCGAAAGCGGGTTCGGAAAAAGGTGGGGATGGCCAAGTCGCTGGCGGTTTCCGTGGTGGCGTTGCTCATGTTTTACGGCGCAGGCGTTCCTTCGGTCTCCGCCGATGACGGCGGCGCTGTTCTGACCCTGCCACAGGCCATCGACATCGCCATGGAAAGGAACCCGGCGATGGGAAGGTCCACGGAAAACCTGATCGGCGCCGAGCATGCCGAAAAGAGCGCGAGGGCGGAATATTTCCCGACCCTATCGGCCGATTACACCTATACCGCCCTTGACCGGGCCCCCTACATGATCACCGGCGGTCGGCGCATTCAAGTAGCCCACGACGACCAGTACCAATGGGGCCTGCGGCTCGTTCAGCCGCTCTTTACGGGCTTTGCGATCTCGTCGCGACATAAAATGGGAAAACTGGGCGTCGAGATCAAGGAGAAAGAGAAGCAGCAGACGGTCCTCGACATCGCCAGGGGCGTCAAAGGCGCCTACTATCGTGTGCTGCTCGCCCAAAAAATGGAGATTGTCGCCGATGAAGCCGTCCACACCCTCTCATCCCATGAAGAGGAGGCCCGGATGTTCTTTGATCGCGGCATCATTCGGCGCAACGATCTCCTGCGAGCTAAGGTGACCCTCTCCAATGCCGTTCAGTTCAAGGAGCGGACCCACGCCGATACCCGCATCGCCGTGGCCGACCTGAACCGTTGGCTTTGCTTGGACATCCATGCCGACACCCGCATTGCGGACATCGACAGGGTCCGGACCGTCGCCTGGCCGCTCGATGCGCTCATCGAAAAAGGGCTGCAAACCCGCCCCCAGCTCCAGGCCATGGTGCTGGTCCGGGAATCTTTGACGCATGCCATCAGCCTGGAAAAGAGCGCCAGGTACCCCCAGGTGGCGGCCGTCGCCGGTTACTTGCAACACGGCGACTCGCCCGAAGCGTACAGCAACGACTATGAAAACGATCACAACGCGGCCATTGGACTCCAGGCCACGTGGACCCTTTTCGACGGCCGCAAGACCCGCTCCAGGGTGGGCAAGGCCGCATCGGAGAAACGCGCTTACGAGGAGACGATGCGGGAGGTCCAAGACCGGGTCCGTTTGGAAATCAAGAGCGCCCATCTCGATCTCGGGGTGGCCGAAAACAACATCGAAACCGCCCGGGTCGCCGTGTCACAGGCCGAAGAGAATTTGCGCATCACGAGACTGGGATACCGGCAGGAGGCGGCCACCTCCACCGAGGTGCTCGATGCCCGCACCGACCTGACCCAGGCCCAAACCAATTACTACACCGCTTTGTACAGTTACCTGGACGCCCTGGCCGCGCTCGAGAGGGCCGTGGGACAAGGCTTGGACGACCCGCAAGTCCGGAACCATTAA
- a CDS encoding enoyl-CoA hydratase/isomerase family protein, which yields MHDNELSVSYPGFFVSEFREDSLWLKFSGNFFHNFLIFDHKDLFPDFFGRISANADIRTIVIHSEFHESGSDEYLRFFLMECPERNLGHFGFSNTMDRYELHRFCNFIDQTLLQIVAMDKPVIHICGGDVLSLFMNISLACDYRIISSDTVFHNIFQEIGMLPKGGAPFFLSKINGPSRAKALLLLKQRITAAEALENRIADRVVPPADLETAALEAARKLGQIPDQTLFGIKRLANFTFRELKNYLEYETQQILKLCHRQQFSDQ from the coding sequence ATGCATGACAACGAACTCAGTGTCTCTTATCCCGGCTTTTTTGTCTCCGAATTTCGCGAGGACTCCCTCTGGCTGAAATTTTCGGGTAACTTCTTTCACAATTTTCTAATATTCGATCACAAGGATCTCTTCCCGGACTTCTTCGGCCGGATTTCCGCAAACGCCGATATCCGGACCATCGTCATCCACTCGGAATTTCACGAATCGGGCAGCGACGAATACCTGCGATTTTTCCTTATGGAGTGCCCCGAACGAAATCTCGGGCATTTCGGGTTTTCCAACACCATGGACCGTTACGAGTTGCATCGTTTCTGCAACTTCATCGACCAGACCCTGCTGCAAATCGTTGCCATGGACAAACCGGTGATCCATATCTGCGGGGGGGATGTGTTGTCTCTCTTCATGAACATCTCCCTGGCCTGTGATTACCGGATCATCTCCTCGGACACGGTCTTCCACAACATTTTTCAGGAAATCGGCATGCTACCCAAGGGCGGGGCGCCTTTCTTCCTCAGTAAAATCAACGGGCCGAGCAGGGCCAAGGCGCTGCTGTTGCTCAAACAGCGGATTACGGCCGCTGAAGCCCTGGAAAACCGAATTGCAGACCGGGTGGTCCCGCCGGCGGATCTCGAAACGGCGGCATTGGAAGCCGCCAGAAAATTGGGCCAAATTCCCGACCAGACGCTTTTCGGCATCAAAAGACTGGCCAATTTTACCTTCAGAGAACTGAAAAATTATCTCGAATACGAGACGCAGCAGATCCTGAAGCTTTGCCATCGCCAACAATTCAGCGATCAGTAG
- a CDS encoding IS256 family transposase: MHNSKPARSNKEAKAGQIIRIEQDQLNKHLDKVVRGTVERTLNSLLDAEADRLCQAGRYERTEARKDTRAGHYTRNLETKAGTVKLRVPKLRTLTFETAIIERYRRRESSVEEALIEMYLAGISVRRVEDITEALWGTRVSPSTVSNLNKKVYGRIDKWLKAPIEGKFVYVFLDGIWLKRCWAGEVKNVSVLVAIGVDQYGYRQVLGIKEGAKEDQESWIAFMRYLKERGLTGVELFVSDKCLGLVDSLADFYPKAKWQRCTVHFYRNVFTVVPKSKVKNVAAMLKAIHAQEDRAAAEEKVIAVTKKLRSMKLSEAAQLVEKGAAETLSYYAFPSQHWRSIRTNNPLERLMREIRRRTRVVGAFPDGKSALMLVAARLRHVAGTKWGTRRYMNMDRLKEIKCSIA, translated from the coding sequence ATGCACAATAGCAAACCCGCGCGTTCAAACAAAGAGGCAAAAGCCGGCCAAATTATCCGTATCGAACAGGACCAGTTGAACAAGCACCTGGACAAGGTCGTTAGAGGAACGGTGGAACGCACCCTAAATTCCCTATTGGACGCCGAAGCGGACAGGCTATGTCAAGCTGGGCGCTATGAGCGCACCGAAGCCCGCAAAGACACACGCGCAGGGCATTATACCCGCAATTTGGAGACCAAGGCCGGCACGGTCAAACTCAGGGTTCCAAAGCTACGCACCTTGACCTTTGAGACGGCCATTATCGAACGATACCGTCGGCGCGAGAGTTCGGTCGAAGAAGCACTGATCGAGATGTATCTTGCGGGCATATCGGTCCGACGTGTCGAAGACATCACCGAAGCCTTATGGGGCACTCGGGTCAGCCCGTCGACGGTGAGCAATTTGAACAAGAAGGTGTATGGCCGCATCGATAAATGGCTCAAGGCACCGATTGAGGGCAAATTCGTATATGTATTCTTAGACGGTATCTGGCTCAAGCGCTGCTGGGCCGGCGAAGTCAAAAATGTCAGTGTATTGGTGGCCATCGGTGTGGATCAATACGGATACCGTCAGGTGCTGGGCATCAAAGAAGGCGCCAAAGAGGATCAAGAGAGCTGGATTGCCTTCATGCGTTATTTAAAAGAGCGCGGCCTGACAGGTGTGGAGCTTTTTGTCAGTGATAAATGCCTGGGGCTTGTCGATTCATTGGCTGATTTTTATCCTAAAGCAAAATGGCAACGCTGCACGGTTCATTTTTACCGCAATGTCTTTACGGTGGTGCCCAAGTCGAAAGTTAAGAATGTGGCGGCCATGCTCAAAGCAATCCATGCGCAAGAGGATCGAGCGGCAGCCGAAGAGAAAGTCATTGCGGTAACGAAAAAGCTAAGAAGTATGAAATTATCTGAAGCGGCTCAACTGGTTGAAAAGGGAGCTGCAGAGACATTGTCATATTATGCCTTTCCGAGTCAGCATTGGCGATCGATTCGCACCAACAACCCACTCGAGAGGCTCATGCGCGAGATCAGGCGAAGAACCCGCGTAGTGGGTGCCTTTCCAGATGGTAAGTCAGCGTTGATGCTGGTGGCCGCCAGGTTGAGGCATGTAGCCGGTACCAAGTGGGGCACACGAAGATATATGAATATGGACCGACTCAAAGAAATAAAGTGTTCGATAGCTTAG
- a CDS encoding gamma-glutamylcyclotransferase family protein produces MLCFSYGSNMSLARLQDRVPSARFVAVAILPAHRLRFHKVSRDNSGKCDAEETENPNDRVYGVVYEIANDEKPDLDRKEGLGSGYDEKEVEVITDQGNLTSLMYFATRINSALKPYRWYKEHVLVGAREYGLPPEYIAQIEAIEAVEDPDATRSERELATYR; encoded by the coding sequence GTGCTCTGCTTTTCGTATGGTTCTAATATGTCGCTCGCGCGTTTACAAGATCGTGTGCCATCAGCTCGATTTGTCGCGGTTGCGATTTTGCCAGCTCATAGGCTTCGATTCCACAAAGTCAGTAGAGATAACTCCGGAAAATGCGACGCTGAGGAAACCGAAAACCCCAATGATCGTGTTTATGGTGTGGTGTACGAGATTGCAAATGACGAAAAACCTGACCTTGACCGGAAAGAGGGACTGGGGTCTGGATACGATGAAAAAGAGGTCGAGGTGATTACGGATCAAGGGAATTTGACTTCTTTGATGTATTTCGCCACAAGAATAAATTCCGCGTTGAAACCTTACCGCTGGTACAAAGAGCACGTCTTAGTTGGGGCCCGTGAGTACGGGTTGCCCCCCGAATACATCGCTCAGATTGAAGCGATTGAGGCTGTCGAGGATCCGGACGCTACAAGGAGCGAGCGTGAGCTGGCAACTTACCGCTAA